Proteins from a genomic interval of Chloroflexi bacterium ADurb.Bin180:
- a CDS encoding HD domain protein: MTKKEQPLAKPAARKTLTAKELLQQPTELHLPSRHNATLEEVVRRINAHQELQTLWRVCNVTAVDRLHMSDHGPVHVHIIANIALKLLRLLMDKGIEPNVVRDYGLRSDDAEVIVVLAALLHDVGMSIHREDHERYSLFVAEPIIKELLMGLYNIPERTVLLSEVLHAIIAHRAGGHPLTLEAGIVRVADALDMAKGRSRIPFEAGEFNIHSVSAAAIESLAIQAGESKPVKLRVRMNNSAGIFQLDDLLRDKLSGSGLEPYVEVEAFVEGQEKKLVDAIRY; encoded by the coding sequence ATGACCAAAAAGGAGCAGCCCCTGGCGAAACCAGCCGCTCGCAAGACCCTGACCGCCAAGGAGCTCTTGCAGCAACCCACCGAGCTTCATCTGCCCTCCCGGCACAACGCCACACTGGAAGAAGTGGTCAGGCGCATCAATGCCCACCAGGAGCTGCAGACACTGTGGCGCGTGTGCAACGTGACCGCTGTTGACCGCCTGCACATGAGCGATCACGGGCCGGTCCACGTGCATATCATCGCCAATATCGCGCTCAAGCTGCTGCGGCTGTTGATGGACAAGGGCATCGAACCAAACGTTGTTCGGGACTATGGCCTCAGATCCGACGATGCCGAGGTGATCGTTGTGCTCGCCGCACTGCTTCACGACGTGGGCATGTCCATCCATCGCGAGGACCACGAACGCTACAGCCTGTTCGTCGCTGAGCCCATTATCAAGGAGCTCCTGATGGGCCTCTACAACATCCCCGAAAGAACGGTGCTCCTGTCAGAGGTCCTGCACGCCATCATCGCCCACCGCGCCGGCGGCCATCCGCTAACACTAGAGGCGGGCATCGTTCGCGTCGCCGACGCGCTGGATATGGCCAAGGGGCGCTCCAGGATCCCCTTTGAGGCAGGCGAGTTCAACATCCACTCGGTCTCGGCCGCAGCCATCGAAAGCCTCGCGATCCAGGCGGGGGAGTCCAAGCCCGTCAAGCTGCGGGTGAGGATGAACAACTCGGCCGGCATATTCCAGCTTGACGACCTGCTGCGCGACAAGCTGAGTGGTTCGGGTTTGGAGCCTTATGTCGAGGTCGAAGCATTCGTCGAGGGGCAGGAAAAGAAACTCGTCGATGCCATTCGCTACTAG
- the rnhA gene encoding Ribonuclease HI: protein MVIYTDGACEPNPGPGGWAAVIIAQGQVRELSGSEPATTNNRMELTAAISALRSLTSSTAVELYTDSRYLQQGITLWLPSWQARGWRRSGNQPVLNVDLWQELSHLTKQHTVRWHWLKGHAGHPHNERANRLAYQAMARRRPRPRTT, encoded by the coding sequence GTGGTCATCTACACCGACGGCGCTTGTGAGCCCAACCCCGGCCCCGGCGGCTGGGCGGCCGTGATCATCGCTCAGGGTCAGGTGCGAGAGCTCTCCGGCAGCGAGCCGGCCACCACCAACAACCGCATGGAGCTCACGGCGGCCATCTCGGCGCTGCGCTCCCTCACGTCCTCAACCGCAGTCGAGCTCTATACGGACTCGCGCTACCTCCAGCAGGGCATCACGCTCTGGCTTCCATCGTGGCAGGCCAGGGGATGGCGCCGCAGCGGCAATCAGCCTGTCCTGAATGTCGACCTGTGGCAGGAGCTGAGCCACCTTACCAAGCAACACACGGTGCGCTGGCACTGGCTCAAGGGTCACGCCGGTCACCCCCACAACGAGCGTGCCAACCGGCTGGCCTATCAGGCTATGGCTCGTCGCCGGCCCCGACCGCGCACCACCTGA